A region from the Acidimicrobiales bacterium genome encodes:
- the polA gene encoding DNA polymerase I has protein sequence MAKVMLIDGNSLTYRAFFALPTDMATASGQVTNAVFGFTSMLINLIKDHHPDHIGVAFDRPEPTFRHEMTPTYKAQRESAPDILRQQMGLVREVLEALKIPSVEVVGFEADDIIATLATQGRDRGDDVIVVTGDRDSYQLVEDPHVKVLYNKRGVSDYAFYDEAGILERTGVTPSNYVEYAAMRGDNSDNLPGVPGVGEKTAAKLINERGGIDGIYAALDELTPKLRENLAANEANVRNNVEMMVLVRDVELDVTIDDLNKGDHDSDEVRKLFDFLEFRTLHDRLAEALGAEAGPAAEVLEAEITTFATADDAIAAMRQTAKGSSVLALAVPETGIDDGLAFVIDGEAAEVGFVPPGVITDEAVLAALREMLGPDGRPVAMHGAKATARRLLDLGVDMRDLRVDTQLAAYLLNPADNRYDLGELLYQYAGLELPQSGPPDGQLDLDGGQEDPAAGPCRAALAVDRLVGPIVEAMTAQGSVALHDDLEIPLVRVLARMEQRGIGVDPAVLIKIRDELTAETEGLRAAVIAEAGHDFNVNSTKQLREVLFDELGLTPGKKTKTGFSTDAQSLEKMRGEHPIVDHLLAYREIEKLRSTYGQGLVAEVGEGDRIRATFNQTVARTGRLSSDQPNLHNIPVRSERGRVFRTAFVAPPGHKLLIADYDQIELRCIAHLAEDPGLIEAFDAGDDIHTATAAKIFGIDPADVHVEERSKAKMVSYGLAYGMEAYGLAQRLNIAVSEASEILESYFEAFPSVKQYMDDTVEQARERGYTETLFGRRRQIPELSSGNRQIRQAGERQAMNAGIQGLAADIFKVALVRLDQAIDDEGLDSRIVLQVHDEIILETPDAEVERASVLTREVMRDAFDLRVPLEIDLQVADTWADAKG, from the coding sequence ATGGCAAAAGTGATGCTCATCGACGGGAACTCGCTCACCTATCGCGCGTTCTTCGCCCTCCCGACCGACATGGCCACCGCTTCGGGGCAGGTCACGAATGCGGTCTTCGGCTTCACGTCGATGCTGATCAACCTGATCAAGGACCATCACCCCGATCACATCGGTGTGGCATTCGACCGGCCGGAGCCGACGTTTCGCCACGAGATGACGCCGACCTACAAGGCCCAGCGCGAGTCGGCGCCCGACATCCTCCGCCAACAGATGGGGCTCGTGCGGGAAGTGCTCGAGGCGCTGAAGATCCCCTCGGTCGAAGTCGTGGGTTTCGAGGCCGACGACATCATCGCCACGCTCGCCACCCAGGGCCGCGACCGGGGTGACGACGTCATCGTCGTCACCGGCGACCGCGACAGCTACCAACTGGTGGAGGACCCCCACGTGAAGGTGCTCTACAACAAGCGGGGCGTCTCCGACTACGCGTTCTACGACGAGGCCGGCATTCTCGAACGCACCGGGGTCACGCCGTCGAACTATGTCGAATACGCCGCGATGCGCGGTGACAACTCCGACAATCTGCCCGGCGTGCCCGGGGTGGGTGAGAAGACCGCGGCCAAGCTGATCAACGAACGGGGCGGGATCGACGGCATCTACGCCGCGCTCGACGAGCTGACGCCGAAGCTGCGCGAGAACCTGGCCGCCAACGAGGCCAACGTGCGCAACAACGTCGAGATGATGGTGCTGGTCCGCGACGTCGAACTCGACGTGACGATCGACGACCTGAACAAGGGCGACCACGACTCCGACGAGGTGCGCAAGCTCTTCGACTTCCTCGAATTCCGCACCCTTCACGACCGACTCGCCGAAGCGCTCGGGGCCGAGGCCGGGCCTGCGGCCGAGGTGCTCGAAGCCGAGATCACGACCTTCGCCACCGCCGACGACGCGATCGCGGCCATGCGCCAGACGGCCAAGGGATCCAGCGTCCTTGCGCTGGCCGTTCCCGAGACCGGTATCGACGACGGTCTCGCCTTCGTGATCGATGGCGAGGCCGCCGAGGTCGGGTTCGTGCCACCGGGCGTCATCACCGATGAGGCCGTGCTCGCTGCGTTACGCGAAATGCTCGGCCCCGACGGTCGCCCGGTGGCGATGCACGGCGCCAAGGCCACGGCCCGTCGGCTGCTCGACCTCGGCGTCGACATGCGCGACCTGCGCGTCGACACACAGCTGGCCGCGTACCTGCTGAATCCGGCCGACAATCGCTACGACCTGGGCGAACTCCTCTATCAGTACGCCGGTCTGGAGCTGCCGCAGTCGGGACCGCCCGACGGCCAGCTCGACCTCGACGGCGGTCAGGAGGACCCCGCGGCCGGACCGTGCCGTGCCGCGCTGGCGGTCGACCGGCTCGTCGGCCCGATCGTCGAGGCGATGACGGCCCAGGGGTCGGTGGCGCTGCACGACGACCTCGAGATCCCCCTCGTGCGCGTGCTGGCGCGGATGGAACAGCGCGGCATCGGCGTCGATCCGGCAGTCCTGATCAAGATTCGCGACGAACTCACCGCCGAGACCGAGGGTCTCCGGGCCGCGGTGATCGCCGAGGCCGGCCACGACTTCAACGTGAACTCCACCAAGCAGCTCCGAGAGGTGCTCTTCGACGAGCTGGGGCTCACGCCGGGAAAGAAGACCAAGACCGGCTTCAGCACCGATGCCCAGTCGCTGGAGAAGATGCGCGGCGAGCACCCGATCGTCGACCACCTGCTCGCCTATCGCGAAATAGAGAAGCTGCGTTCGACCTACGGGCAGGGTCTGGTGGCCGAGGTGGGGGAGGGCGACCGCATTCGGGCCACGTTCAACCAGACCGTGGCGCGCACCGGTCGCCTGAGCTCGGATCAGCCCAACCTCCACAACATCCCGGTGCGCTCCGAGCGGGGTCGGGTGTTCCGCACGGCCTTCGTGGCCCCGCCCGGCCACAAGTTGTTGATCGCCGACTACGACCAGATCGAGCTACGGTGCATCGCCCACCTGGCCGAGGACCCCGGCCTGATCGAGGCGTTCGACGCCGGCGACGACATCCACACGGCGACGGCGGCGAAGATCTTCGGCATCGACCCCGCCGATGTCCACGTCGAGGAACGGTCGAAGGCGAAGATGGTGTCCTACGGACTCGCCTACGGCATGGAGGCCTACGGGCTCGCCCAGCGGCTCAACATCGCAGTATCGGAGGCGTCGGAGATCCTCGAGTCGTACTTCGAGGCGTTCCCGTCGGTGAAGCAGTACATGGACGACACCGTCGAACAGGCCCGGGAACGGGGCTATACCGAGACGTTGTTCGGTCGACGCCGGCAGATCCCCGAGCTGTCGTCGGGCAACCGGCAGATCCGCCAGGCCGGCGAGCGTCAGGCCATGAACGCCGGGATCCAGGGGCTCGCCGCCGACATCTTCAAGGTCGCCCTCGTGCGGCTCGACCAGGCCATCGACGACGAGGGCCTCGACAGCCGCATCGTCCTCCAGGTCCACGACGAGATCATCCTCGAGACCCCCGACGCCGAAGTCGAGCGGGCCTCGGTGCTCACCCGTGAGGTCATGCGGGACGCGTTCGACCTCCGCGTCCCCCTCGAGATCGACCTCCAGGTCGCCGACACCTGGGCCGACGCCAAGGGTTGA
- a CDS encoding methyltransferase domain-containing protein, with amino-acid sequence MSDRGHWFEELADHMGPAYLRYSFTKGTRREIDALVERLGLAPGIRVLDVGCGPGRHANELGRRGYDVHGVDISETFLEVARNEAPAGVTYSREDARDLPFRVEFDLVISICQGAFGLAGGPAAGERLDPDLEILAGMARALKPGGTLVFTAFSAYLQVANLVEGNDFDALRGVHRESTEIRDAEGNVAGTDLWTTCFTPRELRLMCAAVGLEVRSLDAVEPGKWTARPPDVESPEFLVIATASL; translated from the coding sequence GTGAGCGACAGGGGGCACTGGTTCGAGGAGTTGGCCGACCACATGGGTCCCGCGTACCTGCGCTACTCGTTCACGAAGGGAACCCGACGGGAGATCGACGCGCTGGTCGAACGGCTCGGCCTGGCGCCCGGCATTCGGGTGCTCGACGTGGGGTGCGGGCCCGGTCGCCATGCCAACGAGCTCGGACGGCGTGGCTACGACGTGCACGGCGTGGACATCAGTGAGACGTTTCTCGAGGTCGCCCGCAACGAGGCCCCCGCCGGCGTCACGTACTCGCGAGAGGATGCCCGCGACCTGCCCTTTCGCGTGGAATTCGACCTGGTCATCTCGATCTGCCAGGGGGCCTTCGGCCTTGCCGGCGGCCCGGCGGCGGGGGAGCGGCTCGACCCGGACCTGGAGATCCTCGCCGGCATGGCCCGCGCCCTGAAGCCCGGCGGCACGCTCGTCTTCACGGCGTTCAGTGCCTATCTCCAGGTGGCAAACCTCGTCGAGGGCAACGACTTCGACGCTCTCCGCGGCGTGCATCGCGAATCCACGGAGATCCGCGACGCCGAGGGCAACGTCGCCGGGACCGACCTGTGGACCACCTGCTTCACGCCTCGGGAACTGCGCCTGATGTGCGCCGCCGTCGGGCTCGAGGTGCGTTCGCTCGACGCGGTCGAACCGGGGAAGTGGACGGCACGTCCTCCCGATGTCGAGTCGCCGGAGTTTCTCGTGATCGCCACGGCTAGCCTTTGA
- the rpsA gene encoding 30S ribosomal protein S1: MTDTSLEETQFGTFDAEGNYTPRQIIDTDLGGVDIEEAYTSTMVLVEDGQLVTGTVVRVDQDEVLLDIGYKSEGVIPSRELSIRNDVDPNEVVSMGESIEALVITKEDKEGRLVLSKKRAQYERAWGKIEEIKEAEGMVKGPVIEVVKGGLIIDIGLRGFLPASLVELRRVRDLQPYVGKELEAKIIELDKNRNNVVLSRRAWLEETQKEQREAFLDDLKPGEKRTGVVSSVVNFGAFVDLGGMDGLVHVSELSWKHVDHPSSVVTVGDEIEVEVLEVDLDRERISLSLKATQQDPWQEFAGSHRVGELVYGRVTKLVPFGSFVQVGDGIEGLVHISEMSAHHVDLPEQVVTPGEELWVKIIDLDLQRRRISLSIKQAAEGGQVAAEYQEHFGDHAYDAEGNYMGDDTSSEGQQAWEEYYAEAGEDAPVPGTTETGTDEHGNEIEYEYVEEEVEVVEEVPVAEAAAEGTEAEESTEET; encoded by the coding sequence ATGACTGACACCTCCCTCGAAGAGACCCAATTCGGGACCTTCGATGCCGAAGGCAACTACACCCCTCGCCAGATCATCGACACCGACCTCGGTGGCGTCGACATCGAAGAGGCCTACACCAGCACCATGGTGCTGGTGGAAGACGGGCAGCTCGTCACGGGCACCGTCGTCAGGGTCGACCAGGACGAGGTCCTGCTCGACATCGGCTACAAGTCCGAAGGCGTGATCCCGAGCCGTGAACTCTCGATTCGCAACGACGTCGACCCCAACGAGGTCGTGTCGATGGGCGAGTCGATCGAAGCGCTCGTCATCACCAAGGAAGACAAGGAAGGGCGTCTCGTCCTCTCCAAGAAGCGTGCGCAGTACGAGCGCGCGTGGGGCAAGATCGAAGAGATCAAGGAAGCCGAGGGCATGGTCAAGGGCCCGGTGATCGAAGTCGTCAAGGGCGGCCTCATCATCGACATCGGTCTCCGCGGCTTCCTCCCGGCGTCGCTCGTGGAGCTCCGTCGTGTCCGCGACCTCCAGCCCTACGTCGGCAAGGAGCTCGAGGCCAAGATCATCGAGCTCGACAAGAACCGCAACAATGTCGTGCTCTCGCGTCGTGCGTGGCTCGAGGAGACCCAGAAGGAACAGCGCGAAGCGTTCCTCGACGATCTCAAGCCGGGCGAGAAGCGCACCGGTGTCGTCTCGTCGGTCGTCAACTTCGGCGCCTTCGTCGACCTGGGCGGCATGGACGGTCTCGTCCACGTCTCCGAGCTGTCGTGGAAGCACGTCGACCACCCGAGCTCGGTCGTCACCGTCGGTGACGAGATCGAGGTCGAGGTGCTCGAGGTCGATCTCGACCGTGAGCGCATCAGCCTCTCGCTGAAGGCGACGCAGCAGGATCCGTGGCAGGAGTTCGCCGGATCGCACCGCGTGGGCGAACTCGTCTACGGCCGGGTCACCAAGCTCGTGCCGTTCGGTTCGTTCGTCCAGGTGGGCGACGGCATCGAGGGCCTCGTGCACATCTCCGAGATGTCGGCACACCACGTCGACCTCCCTGAGCAGGTCGTCACCCCGGGCGAGGAGCTGTGGGTCAAAATCATCGATCTCGACCTCCAGCGCCGTCGCATCAGCCTGTCGATCAAGCAGGCCGCCGAGGGTGGCCAGGTTGCCGCCGAGTACCAGGAGCACTTCGGTGATCATGCGTACGACGCCGAGGGCAACTACATGGGCGACGACACCAGCTCCGAGGGCCAGCAGGCCTGGGAGGAGTACTACGCGGAGGCCGGCGAAGATGCGCCGGTGCCCGGTACGACCGAGACCGGAACCGACGAGCACGGCAACGAGATCGAGTACGAGTACGTCGAAGAAGAGGTCGAAGTGGTCGAGGAAGTCCCGGTGGCCGAGGCGGCTGCCGAGGGCACCGAGGCCGAGGAATCGACCGAGGAAACCTGA
- a CDS encoding P-loop NTPase, translated as MSSFFTDDTSADAAPALGAEGESLVPETAASADGFRGSTATPSVNLVVIEPDDVARNRIVAALGSDVSHFPLVEDLIPYLNGEPIVMVLGPSCAVDGTLNTVERVIQAHREIGAILVAEELTTNLLQQALRSGVKDVLASPADGQQLTEAIGRVTSNLASVPSAPVAGDELFEDDGELGQVITVFSTKGGAGKSMIATNLGVTLAQRSDKPVCLVDADLQFGDIAVMLKLSPQHTIVDAVSSLDRLDASLLQNLLVTHESSGLLILPAPLEPAFADQIGATEMMQIVEVLRRFCSHVIVDTPAYFNDVVLGMIEISDEVLLVAGMDIPNIKNVKIGLQTLRLLNTPMEKLHLVLNRANSKVKLDVTEVERTLQVSADILIPSDIVVPQSVNRGVPVVQSAPRSGVAKSLEDLASMFLPVAGGKGRKK; from the coding sequence ATGTCGAGCTTCTTCACCGACGACACCAGCGCCGACGCGGCCCCCGCGCTCGGAGCTGAGGGCGAATCGTTGGTCCCGGAAACGGCCGCCTCGGCGGACGGCTTCCGGGGCTCGACCGCCACTCCCTCGGTCAACCTCGTGGTCATCGAACCGGATGATGTTGCCCGAAACCGCATCGTTGCTGCGTTGGGCAGCGATGTCAGCCACTTCCCGCTGGTCGAGGATCTGATCCCCTACCTCAACGGCGAGCCGATCGTGATGGTCCTCGGCCCGAGCTGTGCCGTCGACGGCACGCTCAACACGGTCGAACGCGTCATCCAGGCTCATCGTGAGATCGGGGCGATCCTGGTCGCCGAGGAACTCACGACCAATCTCCTCCAGCAGGCGCTGCGATCCGGCGTCAAGGACGTCCTCGCGTCGCCCGCCGACGGCCAGCAGCTCACCGAGGCCATCGGCCGAGTCACGTCCAACCTGGCATCGGTGCCCTCGGCACCGGTGGCGGGCGACGAGCTCTTCGAGGACGACGGCGAGCTCGGCCAGGTCATCACGGTCTTCTCGACCAAGGGTGGCGCCGGCAAGTCCATGATCGCCACGAACCTCGGGGTCACGCTGGCCCAGCGATCGGACAAGCCGGTCTGCCTGGTCGACGCCGATCTGCAGTTCGGCGACATCGCGGTGATGCTCAAGCTCTCGCCGCAGCACACCATCGTCGACGCGGTCAGCTCACTCGACCGCCTCGACGCGAGCCTCCTGCAGAACCTCCTGGTGACGCACGAGTCCTCGGGCCTGCTGATCCTTCCCGCACCGCTCGAGCCGGCATTCGCCGACCAGATCGGTGCCACGGAAATGATGCAGATCGTGGAAGTGCTCCGTCGCTTCTGCTCGCACGTCATCGTCGACACCCCCGCCTACTTCAACGACGTGGTGCTCGGAATGATCGAGATCAGTGACGAGGTCCTCCTCGTCGCCGGTATGGACATCCCGAACATCAAGAACGTGAAGATCGGCCTGCAGACCCTGCGCCTGCTGAACACGCCGATGGAGAAGCTCCATCTCGTGCTGAACCGGGCCAACTCGAAGGTGAAGCTCGATGTCACCGAGGTCGAGCGCACGCTCCAGGTGAGCGCCGACATCCTGATCCCGAGCGACATCGTCGTACCCCAATCGGTCAACCGGGGGGTGCCGGTGGTCCAGAGCGCACCGCGCTCGGGCGTCGCCAAGTCGCTCGAGGATCTCGCCTCGATGTTCCTACCCGTCGCTGGCGGCAAGGGCCGCAAGAAGTAG
- a CDS encoding CpaF family protein gives MSLYKRLHEVQQGSDDGGGAAPAAGGSAGGPPGGLAAATAAKAGGAAARRDPVLDELRQRIHHSLIEELGPILYDSRLSEEDLRKKVHEQLHQALALERAPLSASDKAQLIQDVSDDILGYGPIDPLLRDDDVSEIMVNGPDSVYVERNGKLTKDPVTFVDEAHLRRIIDKIVGQVGRRIDESTPMCDARLPDGSRVNAIIHPLTIGGPFLTIRKFKADPLQVDDLIRFGTMDANAARFLQACVVGRLNIIVSGGTGTGKTTTLNVMSSFIPETERIVTVEDAKELQLHQDHVLCMETRPPNIEGRGAVTIRDLVKNSLRMRPDRIVVGECRAGEALDMLQAMNTGHDGSLTTVHANTPRDTLSRLETLTLMAGFDLPVRAIREQMASAIDVIVQIARLRDGSRRITHITEVQGMEGDVITLQDIFLFDFSAGVDDNGRYRGILKPTGIRPKFAEKLTAEGIRLGPETFQPNGGGMVAQ, from the coding sequence ATGAGTCTCTACAAGCGTCTCCACGAGGTCCAGCAGGGTTCCGACGACGGCGGTGGCGCCGCGCCTGCCGCCGGCGGCTCGGCCGGTGGACCCCCCGGCGGTCTGGCCGCTGCGACCGCAGCGAAGGCCGGCGGTGCGGCGGCGCGCCGTGACCCGGTGCTCGACGAGCTCCGGCAGCGGATCCACCACAGCCTGATCGAGGAACTCGGTCCGATCCTCTACGACAGCCGGCTCTCCGAAGAGGACCTCCGCAAGAAGGTCCACGAGCAGCTGCACCAGGCCCTCGCCCTCGAGCGGGCACCGCTGTCGGCGTCGGACAAGGCCCAGCTGATCCAGGACGTCTCCGATGACATCCTCGGCTACGGACCCATCGACCCACTGCTGCGAGACGACGATGTCTCGGAAATCATGGTCAACGGTCCCGACTCGGTCTACGTCGAACGCAACGGCAAGCTGACCAAGGACCCGGTGACCTTCGTCGACGAGGCGCACCTGCGCCGCATCATCGACAAGATCGTCGGCCAGGTCGGTCGTCGCATCGACGAGTCGACGCCGATGTGCGACGCCCGTCTTCCCGACGGCTCCCGTGTGAACGCCATCATCCACCCCCTCACCATCGGTGGACCGTTCCTCACCATTCGTAAGTTCAAGGCCGATCCGCTGCAGGTCGACGACCTCATCCGGTTCGGCACGATGGACGCCAACGCCGCCCGCTTCCTGCAGGCCTGCGTGGTCGGTCGTCTCAACATCATCGTCTCCGGTGGTACCGGTACCGGTAAGACCACGACGCTCAACGTCATGTCGTCCTTCATCCCCGAGACCGAGCGCATCGTCACGGTCGAGGATGCGAAGGAACTCCAGCTCCACCAGGACCACGTCCTCTGCATGGAGACCCGTCCGCCGAACATCGAGGGTCGCGGAGCGGTCACCATCCGTGACCTCGTCAAGAACTCGCTGCGTATGCGCCCCGACCGCATCGTCGTCGGTGAGTGTCGTGCCGGCGAGGCGCTCGACATGCTCCAGGCGATGAACACGGGCCACGACGGCTCGCTCACCACGGTCCACGCCAACACGCCGCGAGACACGCTCAGCCGTCTCGAGACGCTGACCCTCATGGCCGGCTTCGACCTCCCGGTGCGAGCCATCCGTGAGCAGATGGCGTCGGCCATCGACGTGATCGTCCAGATCGCTCGGCTGCGTGACGGTTCCCGTCGCATCACCCACATCACCGAGGTACAGGGCATGGAAGGCGACGTGATCACCCTTCAGGACATCTTCCTGTTCGACTTCAGCGCCGGTGTCGACGACAACGGCCGCTATCGGGGGATTCTCAAGCCCACCGGGATCCGTCCGAAGTTCGCTGAGAAGCTCACCGCCGAAGGCATCCGCCTCGGCCCGGAGACCTTCCAGCCCAACGGCGGGGGCATGGTCGCACAGTGA
- a CDS encoding type II secretion system F family protein, protein MSNFLHPSPGRKRSRGVAALLTVVLLLAGLLQVSIAAAQDDTEAAPVTPPELLLVDTVDLDGSYVLVRSGEAPTEVGVKIGGQDAETSAPRAIAQTTLPIQTAIVIDNSGASDEYLPSFLEAASAYIANAGENEEIQVWTSGGAPRLRVGLNNDHERTGGIVDSIVTAAGGSLLYDSIRGAALELEGTGPGTTNVIVFAGAIDGGSVATASGARGAVQAADASAFAVASTETVVGAMQALVQSTYGGAFAATDVPEEIAGYGASVSQVVNSTWMIPFTSETLAENNQIALTLDDTTIRATYAPGSTSAGTALAPFVELGATGVPGFGFFDGDAGRLVGLLFGALAAGLGAFAVVQLVQKDESTLTSVLQAYNDPHSNAAAAEADEAASGNTLLKRAYELTEGLAERQGFLTRLESTLERADLPLRGGEALTAAAGIFAAFIVFGFFFTGSLPGMLVFAVMGGLFPGFFVRFKASRRQKAFMSQLPDTLNLLSSTLKAGYSFLQGVEAVSKEIEDPMGSELRRIVTEAQLGRPLEDAMDASAERMDSPDFAWAVMAVKIQREVGGNLSELLLTVADTMTERERLRRDVATLTAEGKMSAIVLGLLPMGLGAAMWAINPEYIETLFTDGLGKVLLGGSIIAALVGFAWMKKIIAIEI, encoded by the coding sequence GTGAGCAACTTCCTCCACCCCTCACCGGGCCGGAAGCGGTCCCGCGGTGTGGCGGCGCTGCTGACCGTGGTGCTGCTCCTCGCGGGCTTGCTCCAGGTCTCGATCGCCGCCGCCCAGGACGACACCGAAGCCGCACCGGTCACGCCGCCGGAGCTGTTGCTCGTCGACACCGTCGACCTCGACGGGTCGTACGTGCTCGTGCGCTCCGGCGAGGCGCCGACCGAGGTCGGCGTGAAGATCGGCGGCCAGGATGCCGAAACGAGCGCGCCCCGGGCGATCGCCCAGACGACGCTGCCCATCCAGACCGCCATCGTGATCGACAACAGCGGCGCCAGCGACGAGTACCTGCCGTCCTTCCTCGAGGCGGCCTCGGCCTACATCGCCAACGCCGGCGAAAACGAGGAGATCCAGGTCTGGACCAGCGGTGGCGCCCCGCGCCTCCGTGTCGGTCTGAACAACGACCACGAACGCACCGGCGGAATCGTCGATTCGATCGTGACCGCGGCGGGCGGCAGCCTGCTCTACGACTCCATTCGTGGGGCTGCGCTCGAGCTCGAGGGCACCGGACCCGGCACGACCAACGTCATCGTCTTCGCCGGTGCCATCGACGGCGGTTCGGTCGCAACGGCGAGCGGTGCCCGCGGTGCCGTCCAGGCGGCCGATGCATCCGCCTTCGCCGTGGCGTCGACCGAGACCGTGGTCGGAGCCATGCAGGCGCTGGTCCAGTCCACCTACGGCGGGGCGTTCGCGGCCACCGACGTGCCGGAGGAGATCGCCGGCTACGGCGCCTCTGTCTCGCAGGTCGTCAACAGCACGTGGATGATCCCCTTCACGTCCGAAACGCTGGCGGAGAACAACCAGATCGCGTTGACACTCGACGACACGACGATCCGGGCCACCTACGCCCCGGGCTCGACGAGTGCCGGCACGGCGCTGGCGCCTTTCGTCGAACTCGGCGCCACGGGCGTGCCGGGCTTCGGCTTCTTCGACGGCGATGCCGGACGACTGGTCGGCTTGTTGTTCGGGGCGCTCGCCGCCGGCCTCGGCGCCTTCGCAGTGGTCCAGCTGGTGCAGAAGGACGAGTCCACGCTGACCAGCGTGCTGCAGGCCTACAACGATCCCCACAGCAACGCGGCGGCCGCGGAAGCGGACGAGGCCGCGTCGGGGAACACGCTTCTCAAGCGGGCGTACGAGCTCACCGAGGGCCTGGCCGAACGCCAGGGTTTCCTGACCCGGCTCGAGTCGACGCTCGAGCGCGCGGACCTGCCGCTGCGCGGCGGCGAGGCGCTCACCGCCGCCGCCGGAATCTTCGCGGCCTTCATCGTCTTCGGCTTCTTCTTCACCGGCTCGCTGCCCGGCATGCTCGTCTTCGCCGTCATGGGCGGACTCTTCCCGGGCTTCTTCGTGCGCTTCAAGGCGTCGCGCCGGCAGAAGGCGTTCATGTCGCAGCTGCCCGACACGTTGAATCTCCTGTCGTCGACCCTGAAGGCCGGCTACTCGTTCCTCCAGGGTGTCGAGGCGGTCTCGAAGGAGATCGAGGATCCCATGGGCAGCGAGCTCCGGCGCATCGTCACCGAAGCCCAGCTCGGTCGGCCTCTCGAGGACGCCATGGATGCCTCGGCCGAACGCATGGACTCGCCGGACTTCGCCTGGGCCGTCATGGCCGTGAAGATCCAGCGCGAGGTCGGCGGCAACCTGTCCGAGCTCCTGCTGACGGTCGCCGACACCATGACCGAACGTGAGCGCCTCCGCCGTGACGTCGCCACGCTGACTGCCGAAGGAAAGATGAGCGCCATCGTGCTCGGACTCCTCCCGATGGGCCTCGGCGCCGCCATGTGGGCCATCAACCCCGAATACATCGAAACGCTCTTCACCGACGGACTCGGAAAGGTGCTGCTGGGTGGTTCCATCATCGCGGCACTCGTCGGGTTCGCATGGATGAAGAAGATCATCGCCATCGAGATCTGA
- a CDS encoding type II secretion system F family protein, translating into MIELSPLVASALLGGGVALAIWAVASQAHEKSVVRDSLRALDDYEVESVRDQELLNPLAQRAFLPILGALTNVGRRLTPVGYVDGVRHKFVLSGRPSAQQIDRFLAIRVVTVVLVPAAFWFWYIWNPLGRSGITQLGGCGLFVLALLLGPDAKLNRAVEDRQKSVLKGLPDVIDLLVISVEAGLGFEQALQRTIAAVPGALSEEFNRMLGEVRAGSTRSESMRAMDARIEVPEIRSFVLAILQADTFGVSIGRVLRSQAEEMRIKRRQIAQEKAGKAPVKMLIPMVFCIFPALFTVVLGPAAIRIMNNF; encoded by the coding sequence GTGATCGAGCTTTCTCCCCTTGTTGCATCTGCCCTTCTCGGCGGCGGTGTCGCGCTCGCCATCTGGGCGGTCGCATCGCAAGCCCACGAGAAGTCAGTGGTGCGCGACTCCCTGCGGGCCCTCGACGACTACGAGGTCGAGTCGGTCCGCGACCAGGAACTCCTGAATCCGCTGGCTCAGCGCGCGTTCCTCCCGATTCTCGGAGCGCTCACAAATGTCGGTCGGCGGTTGACGCCGGTCGGCTACGTCGACGGCGTGCGCCACAAGTTCGTGCTGTCGGGACGCCCCTCGGCTCAACAGATCGACCGCTTCCTCGCGATCCGCGTCGTCACCGTGGTCCTCGTGCCAGCCGCGTTCTGGTTCTGGTACATCTGGAACCCGCTCGGCCGGTCCGGCATCACCCAGCTCGGCGGCTGCGGACTGTTCGTCCTGGCGCTTCTGCTGGGGCCCGACGCCAAGCTGAACCGGGCGGTCGAGGACCGTCAGAAGAGTGTGCTCAAGGGGCTGCCCGACGTCATCGACCTGCTTGTGATCTCGGTGGAGGCCGGCCTCGGCTTCGAGCAGGCGCTCCAGCGAACGATCGCTGCGGTGCCGGGTGCCCTCAGCGAGGAGTTCAACCGGATGCTCGGCGAGGTTCGGGCCGGTTCGACCCGGTCGGAGTCGATGCGAGCCATGGACGCCCGTATCGAGGTGCCCGAGATCCGCAGCTTCGTACTCGCCATCCTCCAGGCCGACACGTTCGGTGTCTCCATCGGTCGCGTGCTCCGCTCGCAGGCCGAGGAGATGCGCATCAAGCGCCGCCAGATCGCGCAGGAGAAGGCCGGCAAGGCCCCGGTGAAGATGCTCATCCCGATGGTGTTCTGCATCTTTCCGGCCCTGTTCACCGTGGTGCTCGGTCCGGCCGCCATCCGGATCATGAACAACTTCTGA